The following DNA comes from Halalkaliarchaeum sp. AArc-CO.
ACGGCTACTCACAACACCACATGCGGTTCCCGGGCACCGTGACGCTGTCTCCGGAGACGTATCGCGAGGTAATCGTCGAGATCGGCGCGTCGATCGCCGACCACGGGGTCGCCCGGCTGCTGCTTTTGAACTGCCACGGCGGCAACCGGGAGCCGCTGAAGCTCGCGGCCGACCGGCTCGGACGGGAGTACGACCTCGCGGTTCACTTCGTCCACTGGACCGACTTCGCCCGCGAGAAACTGGAGGAGGTGTTCGGCGACGACTGGGGCCACGCCGGGGACCACGAGACCAGCGTGATCGGGCTGTTCCGGCCGGATCTGGTTCGCGAGGATCGCAAAGAGCCACAGACGACCAGAGAGTTCCCCGAGACGCGGTCGTACAGCTACTTCGACGAGGTGACAGAAGAGGGCGGCCTGGGCGATCCGACGAACGCCGATCCCGACGCGATGGAAACGATCGTCTCGGAGACGACCGAGGAGATCCTGGACGCGTTCGAGGCGGACCTCGACGACGGGTGGTAAACCGGAGGACCTCGCTGGAACAGCCGTTCGGCCGATCAGTCGGCGTCGCGCCGGCTCTCAGTATCGTCGAGGACGATCTCGTTGACTTCTGTGATCCGGTCGTCGGCGAGCAGTTCCTGGTGGACCGATTCGGGGATCGGGTGATCGAGGTTGTAGACGGTGATCGCCTCGCCGCGTTCGGTCTGGCGGGCGTTGAACATCCCGGCGATGTTGACACCTGCATCGCCCAACGCGGTGCCGATCAACCCGAGTACGCCCGGTTCGTCCCGGTTGCGCACGACCAGCATGTGGCCGTACGGGATCGCGTCGACGCGGAAGCCGTCGATGCGAACGATTCTCGGGTCGTCGCCCGCAAAGAGGGTTCCACACACCGAGATCGACGTGTTACCGTTGCCGACGGTGACCGTCACCAGGCTCTGGAAGTCTTCGGCCTGCCGGCGTTTCGACTCGGTGACGTCGATCCCGCGCTCGTCGGCGAGCCGGGGCGCACTGACCGCGTTCACCTGCCACTCCAGCGGCTCGAAGACGCCCTTCAGGGCGGAGGCGGTCACCACCTCGACGTCCTCGTCTGCGATCTCGCCCTCGTAGACGATCTCGACGTCGGTGATCCGCCCCTCGAGCAGCTGGGTCGCGATCTTGCCGGCGGTCTCGGCGATGTCGAGGTACGGTCGGACGCGGTCGAACGCCGCTTCGTCGATCGAGGGGGCGTTGAGCGCGTTCGCCACCGGCTCCCCGCGGAACGCCGCGAGCACCTGTTTTGCGGTGTCGACGGCGACGTTCTCCTGGGCGGCCTCGGTGGACGCCCCCAGATGTGGGGTGACGACGACGTCCTCGACGTCCAGTAGCGGCGAGTCGGCGGGCACCGGCTCGGTCTCGAAGACGTCGATCGCCGCGCCCGCGAGGGTGCCGTCCTCGACGGCGGCCGCGAGCGCCGCCTCGTCGACGATCCCGCCCCGGGCGCAGTTGACCAGGTGGTCCCCCTCGAGCAGTTCGAGCTCCTCGGCGCCGATCATCCCCCGGGTCTCGGGCAGCAGCGGCGTGTGGACGGTGACGACGTCGGCACGCTCGAGACACTCCTCGAGCTCTTCGACCAGTTCCGCGTTGAACTGGGCGGCCCGTTCCTGGGAGATGTACGGGTCGTACACCACAAGCTCCATTCCCAGGGAGTCGAGTCGCTTTGCGACCTCCTGGCCGACCCGTCCGAGGCCGACGATCCCCAGCGTCTTGCCGTTGAGTTCGGTGCCGACGAACTCGCTTTTGGCCCACTCGCCGTCCCGCAACCGGATGTGCGCCTGCGGGATCGACCGCGCTGTGGCGAACGCCATCGCGACGGTGTGTTCGGCCGCTGCGCGGACGTTCCCCTCCGGGGCGTTGGCGACGATTACCCCGTGTTCAGTGGCGGCCTCGATGTCGATGTTGTCGACGCCGATCCCCGCCCGGCCGACGATGACGAGCTCGGTGGCCGCCTCGAACACCTCGTCGGTGACCTCGGTTCCCGACCGGACGATCAGGGCGTTCGCGTCCGACACGGCCGA
Coding sequences within:
- a CDS encoding creatininase family protein — encoded protein: MTWEEAGEAFLSADAVVLPTGSTEQHSRHLPLSVDSLRADHLSVELVEAADRRDLQLYRLPTLPYGYSQHHMRFPGTVTLSPETYREVIVEIGASIADHGVARLLLLNCHGGNREPLKLAADRLGREYDLAVHFVHWTDFAREKLEEVFGDDWGHAGDHETSVIGLFRPDLVREDRKEPQTTREFPETRSYSYFDEVTEEGGLGDPTNADPDAMETIVSETTEEILDAFEADLDDGW
- the serA gene encoding phosphoglycerate dehydrogenase, giving the protein MKVLVTDPIADAGIERLREAGHEVETAYDVEGEALLSAVSDANALIVRSGTEVTDEVFEAATELVIVGRAGIGVDNIDIEAATEHGVIVANAPEGNVRAAAEHTVAMAFATARSIPQAHIRLRDGEWAKSEFVGTELNGKTLGIVGLGRVGQEVAKRLDSLGMELVVYDPYISQERAAQFNAELVEELEECLERADVVTVHTPLLPETRGMIGAEELELLEGDHLVNCARGGIVDEAALAAAVEDGTLAGAAIDVFETEPVPADSPLLDVEDVVVTPHLGASTEAAQENVAVDTAKQVLAAFRGEPVANALNAPSIDEAAFDRVRPYLDIAETAGKIATQLLEGRITDVEIVYEGEIADEDVEVVTASALKGVFEPLEWQVNAVSAPRLADERGIDVTESKRRQAEDFQSLVTVTVGNGNTSISVCGTLFAGDDPRIVRIDGFRVDAIPYGHMLVVRNRDEPGVLGLIGTALGDAGVNIAGMFNARQTERGEAITVYNLDHPIPESVHQELLADDRITEVNEIVLDDTESRRDAD